From Pseudorasbora parva isolate DD20220531a chromosome 25, ASM2467924v1, whole genome shotgun sequence, one genomic window encodes:
- the parvb gene encoding beta-parvin isoform X2, with the protein MAGLLCGTKRRKQVSDLQEEGKNAINAPLLHAGLELLPEDTLLEENAERTILDPMSREDLNFKDLQKVLIDWINSELEEDRIIVKALEEDLYDGQVLQKLFEKLSGYKLNVAEVTQSEIGQKQKLQTVLEAVNGVLRPLEWNTEWSVDAIHSKNLVSIVYLLLALAMYYAAPIRLPEHVSVQVIVVKKKEGILQTAHVTKQLTSTTTEMMIGRSERDAFDTLLDHAPDKLNVVKTSLITFVNKHLNKLNLEVTELESQFADGVYLVLLMGLLENYFVPLYNFYLTPESFEQKVHNVGFAFELMQDGGLQKPKARPEDVVNLNLKSTLRVLYNLFTNYKNSD; encoded by the exons TGAGTGACCTTCAGGAAGAGGGTAAGAACGCCATTAACGCCCCCCTCCTGCACGCCGGCCTGGAGCTGCTCCCAGAGGACACACTGCTTG AGGAAAATGCAGAGAGGACCATTCTAGACCCCATGTCCAGAGAAGACCTCAATTTCAAAGACCTGCAGAAG GTTCTGATTGACTGGATCAACAGTGAACTGGAGGAGGACCGAATCATCGTAAAAGCCCTTGAAGAAGATCTGTATGATGGACAGGTGCTTCAGAAACTTTTTG AGAAGCTGTCGGGTTATAAGCTGAATGTGGCGGAGGTGACACAGTCAGAGATCGGACAGAAGCAGAAACTGCAGACAGTTCTGGAAGCCGTTAATGGAGTTCTCAGACCGCTGGAGTGGAACACGGAGTGGAGTGTCGACG CCATCCACTCTAAGAACCTGGTGTCCATCGTGTACCTGCTGCTGGCGCTGGCCATGTACTATGCAGCTCCCATCCGCTTGCCTGAGCATGTGTCCGTCCAGGTGATCGTGGTCAAG AAAAAAGAGGGAATCCTGCAGACTGCTCATGTGACCAAACAACTCACTAGTACCACAACAGA AATGATGATCGGAAGGTCAg AACGTGATGCTTTCGACACCTTATTGGATCATGCGCCTGACAAACTGAACGTAGTGAAAACT TCGCTGATCACATTTGTGAATAAACACTTGAACAAACTGAACCTGGAGGTTACAGAGCTGGAATCCCAG tttgcAGATGGTGTCTATCTGGTGCTGCTGATGGGACTGTTGGAAAATTACTTTGTGCCACTGTACAACTTCTACCTCACGCCAGAAAGCTTCGAACAGAAG GTGCACAATGTTGGATTTGCGTTTGAGCTCATGCAGGATGGTGGATTACAGAAACCCAAAGCTCGACCAGAAG ATGTGGTGAACTTGAATCTGAAGTCAACTCTCCGGGTGCTGTATAATCTTTTCACCAACTACAAAAACTCAGATTAA
- the parvb gene encoding beta-parvin isoform X1, translating into MAANPTRASGHPGKMKKDESLLGKLGGTLGRKKKLKEVSDLQEEGKNAINAPLLHAGLELLPEDTLLEENAERTILDPMSREDLNFKDLQKVLIDWINSELEEDRIIVKALEEDLYDGQVLQKLFEKLSGYKLNVAEVTQSEIGQKQKLQTVLEAVNGVLRPLEWNTEWSVDAIHSKNLVSIVYLLLALAMYYAAPIRLPEHVSVQVIVVKKKEGILQTAHVTKQLTSTTTEMMIGRSERDAFDTLLDHAPDKLNVVKTSLITFVNKHLNKLNLEVTELESQFADGVYLVLLMGLLENYFVPLYNFYLTPESFEQKVHNVGFAFELMQDGGLQKPKARPEDVVNLNLKSTLRVLYNLFTNYKNSD; encoded by the exons TGAGTGACCTTCAGGAAGAGGGTAAGAACGCCATTAACGCCCCCCTCCTGCACGCCGGCCTGGAGCTGCTCCCAGAGGACACACTGCTTG AGGAAAATGCAGAGAGGACCATTCTAGACCCCATGTCCAGAGAAGACCTCAATTTCAAAGACCTGCAGAAG GTTCTGATTGACTGGATCAACAGTGAACTGGAGGAGGACCGAATCATCGTAAAAGCCCTTGAAGAAGATCTGTATGATGGACAGGTGCTTCAGAAACTTTTTG AGAAGCTGTCGGGTTATAAGCTGAATGTGGCGGAGGTGACACAGTCAGAGATCGGACAGAAGCAGAAACTGCAGACAGTTCTGGAAGCCGTTAATGGAGTTCTCAGACCGCTGGAGTGGAACACGGAGTGGAGTGTCGACG CCATCCACTCTAAGAACCTGGTGTCCATCGTGTACCTGCTGCTGGCGCTGGCCATGTACTATGCAGCTCCCATCCGCTTGCCTGAGCATGTGTCCGTCCAGGTGATCGTGGTCAAG AAAAAAGAGGGAATCCTGCAGACTGCTCATGTGACCAAACAACTCACTAGTACCACAACAGA AATGATGATCGGAAGGTCAg AACGTGATGCTTTCGACACCTTATTGGATCATGCGCCTGACAAACTGAACGTAGTGAAAACT TCGCTGATCACATTTGTGAATAAACACTTGAACAAACTGAACCTGGAGGTTACAGAGCTGGAATCCCAG tttgcAGATGGTGTCTATCTGGTGCTGCTGATGGGACTGTTGGAAAATTACTTTGTGCCACTGTACAACTTCTACCTCACGCCAGAAAGCTTCGAACAGAAG GTGCACAATGTTGGATTTGCGTTTGAGCTCATGCAGGATGGTGGATTACAGAAACCCAAAGCTCGACCAGAAG ATGTGGTGAACTTGAATCTGAAGTCAACTCTCCGGGTGCTGTATAATCTTTTCACCAACTACAAAAACTCAGATTAA